From Rhododendron vialii isolate Sample 1 chromosome 7a, ASM3025357v1:
tggatttcggtcaaatttttttactttttagattcctcttgtcgtgaagatgcaataatccccaaaaaatgacaataagccaagtgatacgaaaaaaatttgaataaggacaaaaaataagccattttggcttatttgtccgaacacccccttaTTATTATTTGGCAGAAATGTGCTCGTCATTGAAGGGGGACCCGCAGCCTCTTCTACGTGAACAAAAATGCTGCAGTTTGTGTGCCTGCCTAGAGACTCCACGATCTCCTCCCCTACGTTCAATAAAATGTTcgtcattctctctcctctaacCTATCAATTTGTCATGCAGAAAGTTCTGTAACTTTTGTTGCGTCGCAGGTTCGTTCCATTACCATAACGTCGATTCATTACCAGCATGcaataaattcaattttttttttttttgggtgatatAGGGAACTCTCGTCTTGTTTATGATCATTTTTTACGTAGCAAACTGGGCTTCCAGAAATGGATAGAATTAATGTCAAATTGCATTTTTTGTGTTGATATTCTTCAATGGCAGAAAAATTCGACATGGATGGTAGAATGAGAGCGGGGTACGAGAGGCAGAAGAGCATTGGGACCGCCGGCGGAGCCCCGACCTCACCGATGATGGTGTCACCGCTGCACCGTCATGCGCGGTCGGGCTCCACCGGGGTCAAGAAGCCCCAAAACGTAGCCGCCAAAGCCGCCGCACAGAGACTTGCTCAGGTGATGTCTACCCAATCCTCTGCCGATGACGATGAGGACGAGGAGGATGACCTCTTGTATGACTATGCCCCGGCCACCGCCACGCCCAGCCTCGGTCTTGCTGGTGGAGGAAGGGCTGCGAGTGCTGCCAGGCCTCGTCCTGCGGTAACACTTGGTCTACCCCTTCTTCTATTCCTTTAATAcgcatgtttctattttttattgtagGAAAATGCCAAGTAATGCCCAGGCAGTGGATAAAGGGTAAAAGTTGTAACGATATCTGAAACGATAGAAATGTATTGAAATTCTAAATTACTTCATATTTGACATTTCATACACATTATAAACCGTTTAGTGGGCAGTACTTAGCATGACCCTTTTTTTATATATGCAACATGTAATCATCTCCGGCGAGTTCTAAAAGCCAAAGCCAATTTTGTTGAGTTGATACCTCCACGGCAAGGAATAATCAAGAACAGGTAATGAGAACGCAAGACACAGACAATTTTACGTGGTCCCTAAATGGTGTGTCACAAAAGTTTCCGGTGTATATCGAATGAAGAAAAATACAAGTTACATCATCTGCTACGtatagtaattatttacaaCCTAGGGCTCAAATCATCAGTTACTGCAATACCCTGAACCCTGAATGGTCAGCGAAACGTGACTTAGACCGAATCATGTCTCACAAGCCCAACAGCATGTAATCATCTTCGACAGTTTCTGAAAGCAAAAGCCAATGTTGTCTCTTCTTGTTATTATAGAAGAAGTAAACAGAGCTCAACTATGGAGTCTCTGGTTTTGTTATATTAGAAGAAAGGAACAAATCTCACAATTCAAAGGAAATACTTATACAAAtcacaatccaaacacaaaggACATATCACAATTCACTCAGCAGAACTATATGTCTCAGCACTCTCTCTAACACAGGCTCCTAACAGAAACAGAATCCTCCCAACTGAGATAACAGAACTATGCAAAGTATGGAAGAGGAATCCTTACAGCTAGTCCAGCCAAAATGCTTTGACTGTGTAAAGACTTCACGTATAATGTGAACTCATGTGCCTTATATTATGAAACTTATAGGTTTGAGAATTTTATATGTTATTTAAAGGCGCGTGAAGGCATATGTTTTATCAGTATGTAATGCCATCAACGCAAAAAGGTATTATTACATGATTGCTGTTGAAGCTCAACTACATTTTAGTTTGATGTACATGGTATGATAGCAAGTTAGAAACTGATATATGGAATTTGGTTGGAGttggaccatagtttgaattaCTTCGTCATCATTGAACAGAAGTTTCAAGTTTCTATGAGACTAAGTTGACTAACTTCcaattttcatgttttctaGTCAGTTCGCACCTCCCTTGACCAGACTCCATCTGCGGCTTCAGCATCTGGTGGGCGATTTACTACCCCTGTTGACCAACAACCTCCATCGGCCCATTCTACCTCAGCCGCACGACCATCTCAGCCCAATTTTTCAGAACAACCATTATCTGCTCGCTCTGCGTTACCTAGCCGATCATCTCAAGCCACAAACTCGGTGGAACAAGTGCAACCTCCATCTGCTCGTTCCACATCAGCTGCCCGACCATCTCAACCCAACAACACCATGGAGCAGCCTCTCTCTGCTCGCTATACCTTTGCTGGCCGTCCAAATTTAGCAGTTAAGACAGTTCCCATGGTACCTCCTAGTGTACCTATTAAGTTGAGGCCACAAGCTTCTAGTATTTCAGCAGAGATTCCCTTTGATATTCGGAGGGATAAAAGGTACATTAATGAACTGAAACTTCTCTTGGAGAGTGGAAGAGcatttttagtttattttttattttttactatttgaaAGTATAGAGGGGCCACTGTTGCCATGGTATTTTgggagcagccactttgtgcatatgtTGCCAAAGATAGGTCTGTCTCCaaatcatcccccgcccatacccccaattattggggactagatgggttctgttattgttgtgttgttctattttttatttcatctaGTGTTTTTCTTGATTAGGAATGAACCTCAGAGTCAGTATGGTGCTCAGATGTTTGACTTTAACTcatctttttttgttatgtctttcgcattctttctttttaactaCAATCTGCCGTTAATATCCAATGGCACTTGGAGATGGCCAAGGGCTAGAAGTAGAGAAACTTTGCATATAATTGAGAATACCCCAGTGAATTTTTTGCCAAGAGATGACATTTTGGATCTGGTTATTTGGCTCCCTTCATCAAATGGGCATTATAAGTACAAGCTCAACTTGGAAAGCTCTTAAGGCCTAGTGGAGTGAAAGTTCCCTGGGTATAATCTAGTTTAACGGGAAAGTTCCAAAATGGGCATTCATAAGCTGGTTATGCTGTCTAGGGAAGTTATCCACCAAAGAGGCTCAGATCTTGGGGCATGGAGATTGAAGtagattttgttctttgttctcaACAAGTAGAATCTTCtcaacatttattttttgggagTTCCTATTCTAGAGGTTTGGGGTAAAATCTTGACCAAACTGGATGATTTGGAGGCAACCTGGGCTATGGGATGATGAATTGGCGTGGGCTGTTAAGCTTTGCAAACTGTCCCTAGCTGCTACTGTCAGAATGTAAGATCTTTTGGGAGAAGCCAGAGGAGTGCCCAAGGGGTTATTCAGACTGTTGAAGAGCTTGTTAGAGCTCGTATCAATTCTTGGAGGAATATACCTGCCACTTTGGAGAACCAAAGGCTCTGCTTTATATGGAACCTTCCTCAGTGGATTTTACGAAGGATTAGATTAGgccattaatttcttttttgagttgtTTTGTTGCTGTTTAGTTGTGAGGCTTCTGTTGTAGTATTGTTTTGCTGAGGTAGGGGCTTTGGCCTAttgttttgtattgttttttttatctggTTTGGTCTATAAAAGCCgctattcaccaaaaaaaagagagcatacAAATAGTTTATGTTCTCCcttttttattcatgttttaTTCCATAACTAGATACTGCATTACTGAACCAAAGAATTTGTTAACATAGCAtgctcttttctttcccatccCAGGGAAAATGTATAATGGGTAAGATTAGAAGGGTTTTAAACAGGCATGTGTCTTCTGATTTCACCATAGCTGTTATTGAGTTCCTACCTATCTTGCAGTAGCATCTAAATACTACCAAAGTATATGTAGGTTCGAAGTTTACGGATATCTTCTTctgtttcttctgtttttctttttttaaagttggTTCTTAAGTACTTAAAGTAACGCTTCTTCAATATGTATTAACCCCACCTTCATGTGGTTGAGAATCAGGTTATCTCTAGATATGGGTAGTATGAACCTTAGGGAATCTGGCACTCAGCGTTCTACTTCTGCTCTACAAGATGAGGTGAGGCCATCCTTGAAACTGCTACTTCTTGTGCTTTTGAAGTCCCTGTTACATGACTGTTCCCTTCATGGCTTCCTAGATGTTATCTACCCATTGACGTAAAATTCACCTTCTATGCGTTAACATGCTTCAAATCCCTGTTTCTTGGCAGACACATGACCCATGTTTAATTTTCTCTCTGTTCCATCTCTGTCTGAAATGCCTTTACTGACGTGTGGAACTGAATTGCAGCTTGATATGctacaagaagaaaatgaaagtttactTGATAAGGTGATGCCAATAATATCTTGTATTTCTCGTTTTATACAGATATGTGTGCCCAGCTTCAATTTTCATGCATAATGTTTAAAAGGACACACTCCACATTTGAGCACATCAATCCTGTTATGTTATATCGAGTCCAATTTTTGTTCGTATATTAGAGGTGAATAGCAGTATTCTTTCATATGTTCAATTCAACGCTATCCCCAACTGCCATGCAGATATTACTTTAGTTAAGTATTTAACAATGGATTTAGGGTTTGCGGGAAGGAAGGAGTAGAGTAGGCATAAGTATAACTAGGGTGAAAGATTGAGAAGCATTAATTAGCTTTTCTGTCACACATATATTTATACCACCATACGCAAGTCAGTAGAATTACTGCAATACCCTAACTAACTCTTCGATAGAGATAATAATGAAAAAGATCAAACAGGGCTGGCTTGAAGGGCAACTGCCAAAAAGGAGAACGAGCTAACAGCCAaggattttgtgaaaatatcaCCCAACTGATCTGCCAAGCGAAAGTAAGGAGTACCGATGCGCTTCCGCAGTATCAAATATCCCTAGTGCGTTCATATTAAAAAAGGTTGCTAGCAGTAAAGATGACACAAAACATTGACATAGGAGTATGAGTAGGAACAACAATGCCAAATTGGCAAATTTTCAAAGAAGAGGACGAACCAATAACATTTCAGAGGCTGTATGAGCCATACCCAATCAACATCACTAAAGTCAGTCCTCATCAGGGAATCAGAAGACCGACATGGAAATCCACGGCCAGGTGCACTCTTTAAAATAGCACAAAGTACGACAATCAGTCTCAAAATGTGGGTGACGAGGAGCATGCAGATACTGGCTCACAAAGCTCATGACATAAGTAATATCGAGATGAGTTAACAGTAAGATAAATCAACTTTCCAACAAGACACTGATAACAACCAACATCATGAAAGGTTTCTCTTTGGTCAATATCAAGCTGAATACTGGAGTCGATAGGAGTATCAACAGGGTGAGAGAAGCCCAGTCTTAGTGGGAAGATCAAGCACGTACTTTCATTGAGAGTGAGAAATACCACAAGAACAATGAGCAACTTTGATTCCAAGAAAAAAGTGAAGAGCACCCAAGTCCTTATTATGAAACTGTTTTCCTAAATGACACTTCAGATCAGTAGTATGGATAGAGTCGTCGGCGTTGGTGATGGCATCATTGACATAGACAATCGATACAATAGCCCCAATAGAGAACTAAGAGAAGTGTCGAATGGACATAGAATGATCAGAAACAAAATGTCGAAACCTGAATGGAAGCACAACCAAACTGAAGCTATCAAACAAGGCACGAGGAGAGTGCTTCAGACCATACTTTGTTTTACCCGACTGACAAACAACATGTTAACTACCAAAAACAACATAACCAGGTGAGGTACTCTATATACATTTCAATGAAcggaaatttgaagaaaaatcagAACAGAATGAAGACAAACCATGTAGGAACAAGTCTCCAAAAAACCAACACCATATTTCTATGTCCAAGTCAAGTATAACCATTTTGCGACCAAGCACGCTTAATAAGCTCAATAGAATCATCAGCAAGATACTTCATTGCACACACCGAACAACAACCCCCAACTTGTTTCCCATAAGGGTGGGAGTGAGCTCCTAAGTCTGATTCTTGAGAAGAGCACTCATCTTCTCATCCATAGTGTATTTCGATCCAAATATGAACATAGCCTGATTATAAGAGGTGGGAATAGAGCAGGGGGCAAGGTGGAAGCAAAAGAATGAAGGCAAGGTGAAAGACaatcatgaaaaacaaaaataagcaacaggatgttgagtacaagtATGTCTACCCTCAATGCAATTGAATAGGTAAGTCGTCATAATTTGGAGCAGATGGAATATTAGGAACCTTCGACGAAGAAGATGAGGTGTCTAA
This genomic window contains:
- the LOC131332385 gene encoding coiled-coil domain-containing protein SCD2-like isoform X2, which codes for MDGRMRAGYERQKSIGTAGGAPTSPMMVSPLHRHARSGSTGVKKPQNVAAKAAAQRLAQVMSTQSSADDDEDEEDDLLYDYAPATATPSLGLAGGGRAASAARPRPASVRTSLDQTPSAASASGGRFTTPVDQQPPSAHSTSAARPSQPNFSEQPLSARSALPSRSSQATNSVEQVQPPSARSTSAARPSQPNNTMEQPLSARYTFAGRPNLAVKTVPMVPPSVPIKLRPQASSISAEIPFDIRRDKRLSLDMGSMNLRESGTQRSTSALQDELDMLQEENESLLDKIRLAEERCEEAEAKARQLENQVANLGDGVSLEARLLSRKEAALQQREAALKVAAQSYGGRSEEIQALRMEAESARDEATYALEQLHDAESENKSLQIVTQRLMLTQEEMEEVVLKKCWLARYWGLCVRHGIHAEIATARYEYWSSFAPLPVEVVLAAGQKAKDENSFVNNDVAERENFLQDLNQLSGDGNVESMLLVEKGLRELSSLKVGEAVAIAMAQQHRSSSTKSGLTDDLKLPFEGQNFAEAFGATL